A genome region from Gemmatimonadota bacterium includes the following:
- a CDS encoding efflux RND transporter permease subunit gives MKISDVSISRPVLATMGSLALVLFGVLGYLRLPVRELPDIDPPIVSVETSLRGANPRVMESSVTDVLEEELSTAEGIRTLTSSSNEQRSSVRLEFGLSRDVESAAQDVRDLVSRVRGRLPEDVDEPVVAKQDADARPFYYLALTSTTLDLLQLNDVADRIVKQRLQTIPGVARAQIQGERRYAMKIWLDQNALTARSLTVQDVAAAIRARNVEVPAGRIESSQREFTVRSLGELRTPNEFADLVVSSQGGVLTKLRDVGRVELGPANDRSALRFDQMPGIGLGVIRQSKANVIEVSKAIQAALPSIQAALPPGVKLVQAFDQSVFVERSIRDAQRTLIEAALLVVVIIFLFLRNLRATIIPAFAIPASIIATFAVMSALGFSINNFTLLALTIAIGIVVDDAIIVLENAYRHQEELGKSPEQAARDGTREIGFAVVATTASLMAVFVPLAFLKGNTGKLFNEFGIAVAGSVFISGFVALTLTPMLCAKLLKVPPSHGRMYQLLERGFDGLATGYARVLRRSLHHPLTVVVGMLALVVGAALVFQTLKREFIPADDRGVININIVGPEGATLQYTDGYQKQVEAILAKVPEVNSVFSVIGRGGSPNGGFVVARLKYWEDRERNIEDIIAELRPKFAAIAGVQIFASNPSAIGGFGSPVQFIVRHPDYDSLLVANERLIAAARKIPGLVNVDTDLKNNKPELTIAYDRDRADDLGVPIGDVATTLQSMLGGTRVSTFTRDSRIYDVFLQLDAAHRATPQDMDQLFVRGRNGQLVRVDALASITETTGPRGIAHYERVRAFTLSASLAPSLALGDAIDSLTAIATAQLPANTTIALGGDARELSESGNELLLAFGLAILVVFMVLASQFESVVHPFTVLMAVPLAVIGAIFTLKLAGATISLYSRIGMILLVGLVTKNSILLVDYANQLRAKGWRSWTRCSRRDGSGCGRS, from the coding sequence ATGAAGATTTCGGACGTATCGATCTCCCGACCCGTACTGGCCACGATGGGCTCCCTCGCCCTCGTGCTCTTCGGCGTGCTCGGCTACCTGCGCCTGCCGGTGCGCGAACTCCCCGACATCGATCCGCCGATTGTCTCGGTCGAGACCTCGTTGCGGGGTGCCAATCCGCGGGTGATGGAGTCGTCGGTGACGGACGTGCTCGAGGAAGAGCTGAGCACCGCCGAGGGGATCCGGACGCTGACCTCGTCGAGCAACGAGCAGCGCAGCAGCGTGCGGCTGGAGTTCGGCCTCTCGCGGGATGTCGAATCGGCGGCGCAGGACGTCCGCGACCTGGTGAGTCGGGTGCGCGGCCGGCTGCCCGAGGACGTGGACGAGCCGGTGGTCGCCAAGCAGGATGCCGACGCGCGCCCGTTCTACTATCTGGCGCTCACGTCGACCACGCTCGACCTCCTCCAGCTCAACGACGTCGCCGACCGGATCGTGAAGCAGCGCCTGCAGACCATTCCTGGCGTGGCGCGCGCGCAGATCCAGGGCGAGCGCCGCTACGCGATGAAGATCTGGCTGGACCAGAACGCGCTCACGGCGCGGTCGCTCACGGTGCAGGATGTCGCGGCGGCGATTCGCGCCCGCAACGTCGAGGTGCCGGCGGGCCGGATCGAGTCGTCGCAGCGCGAGTTCACGGTGCGCTCGCTGGGCGAGTTGCGCACGCCGAATGAATTTGCCGACCTCGTGGTCTCGAGCCAGGGCGGCGTCCTCACCAAGTTGCGCGACGTCGGCCGGGTCGAGCTCGGCCCGGCGAACGACCGCTCCGCCCTCCGCTTCGATCAGATGCCCGGCATCGGCCTCGGCGTGATCCGCCAGTCGAAGGCCAATGTCATCGAGGTCTCCAAGGCGATCCAGGCGGCGCTGCCCTCGATCCAGGCCGCACTGCCGCCCGGCGTGAAGCTGGTGCAGGCATTCGACCAGTCGGTCTTCGTCGAACGCTCGATCCGCGACGCCCAGCGCACGCTGATCGAGGCGGCGCTGCTGGTCGTGGTCATCATCTTCCTCTTCCTGCGCAACCTGCGGGCGACGATCATCCCCGCCTTCGCCATTCCGGCCTCGATCATCGCGACCTTCGCGGTGATGTCGGCGCTCGGATTCTCGATCAACAACTTCACGCTGTTGGCGCTGACGATCGCGATCGGCATCGTCGTCGACGACGCGATCATCGTGCTCGAGAACGCCTATCGCCACCAGGAAGAGCTTGGCAAGTCGCCCGAGCAGGCCGCACGCGACGGCACCCGCGAGATCGGCTTCGCCGTCGTGGCGACGACGGCCTCGCTCATGGCGGTCTTCGTCCCGCTCGCCTTCCTCAAGGGCAATACCGGCAAGCTCTTCAACGAATTCGGCATCGCGGTGGCCGGCTCGGTCTTCATCTCCGGCTTCGTGGCGTTGACGCTGACGCCGATGCTCTGCGCCAAGCTGCTCAAGGTCCCGCCCAGTCACGGACGGATGTACCAGCTGCTGGAGCGCGGCTTCGACGGACTCGCGACCGGCTATGCCCGGGTCCTGCGCCGCTCCTTGCACCATCCCCTCACGGTGGTGGTGGGCATGCTGGCCCTGGTGGTCGGCGCGGCGCTGGTGTTCCAGACGCTCAAGCGCGAGTTCATCCCGGCCGATGACCGTGGCGTGATCAACATCAACATCGTCGGCCCCGAAGGCGCGACGCTGCAGTACACCGACGGCTACCAGAAGCAGGTCGAGGCGATCCTCGCCAAGGTGCCGGAGGTCAACTCCGTCTTCTCAGTGATCGGTCGTGGCGGCTCGCCCAATGGCGGTTTCGTCGTTGCGCGGCTCAAGTACTGGGAGGACCGCGAGCGCAACATCGAGGATATCATCGCCGAGCTGCGGCCGAAGTTCGCGGCGATCGCCGGCGTGCAGATCTTCGCCTCCAACCCGTCGGCGATCGGCGGATTCGGGTCGCCGGTGCAGTTCATCGTGCGCCACCCCGACTATGACTCGTTGCTGGTCGCCAACGAGCGACTGATCGCGGCGGCGCGCAAGATTCCCGGCCTGGTCAACGTCGATACCGACCTGAAGAACAACAAGCCGGAACTGACCATCGCCTACGATCGCGACCGCGCCGACGACCTCGGCGTGCCGATCGGCGATGTCGCCACGACGCTGCAGTCGATGCTCGGCGGCACCCGCGTCTCGACCTTCACGCGCGACTCGCGCATCTATGACGTCTTCCTGCAGCTTGATGCCGCCCACCGCGCCACGCCGCAGGACATGGACCAGCTCTTCGTGCGCGGGCGCAACGGGCAGCTGGTGCGCGTGGATGCGCTGGCGTCGATCACCGAGACCACCGGACCGCGCGGGATCGCCCACTACGAGCGGGTGCGCGCCTTCACTCTCTCCGCCTCGCTGGCGCCGAGCCTCGCCCTCGGCGACGCGATCGATTCGCTCACCGCGATCGCCACGGCGCAGCTCCCGGCCAACACCACGATTGCCCTCGGCGGTGACGCCCGGGAGCTGAGCGAGAGCGGCAACGAGCTGCTGCTCGCCTTCGGCCTCGCGATCCTGGTGGTGTTCATGGTGCTGGCCTCGCAGTTCGAGTCGGTGGTGCATCCGTTCACCGTGCTCATGGCGGTGCCGCTGGCGGTGATCGGCGCGATCTTCACGCTCAAGCTGGCCGGGGCCACCAT